The genomic region TCAGGGAATTCAGGGATATGGCAATAGTGTGGGAAGATGAagctgaggtagaaaatcagccatgaacgtggtgaacctgtgaaacttgagtatgtcagtgtgtgtgtgtgtggtggtgagCGGCAGACTGGGTGGGTCTGTGTGTACGTGTGTTCGTGTAAGGTGGACTGTCTGGGGTGTATTCGTGTGAGGTAAACTGTGGGCGCTCTAgtatgtgttgtgagtgtgtgcatTTGTGCATGCATCTGTGCATATGTGTTGTTAGACACACTGAACGTTTgattttgtgtgtctgtctgtgtgtgtgtgcctgtgtgtgtacatatttaactgtgtttgtgtgtgtctctgtctgggcACATTGTGGGTGCATGCGAGTTTCTTTCTGTCCGCGTGTCTgtcgttcagtgtgtgtgtgtgtgtcatttcCAATATCTTACAGGCTGATCCAATTACACCGTGTCATTATATTTGGCCTCATTTTGTCCCAACATGACCGTCACCATATGGTGTTCTTGGCGGAAACAATCAGATCGCGGCCAAAGCCTCCGCACTTGGTGAAAGCGGAACATCTATCAGTGAAATCGATTGCCAGCACACTGGGAAAGGAAGCCTCGGGAGACCCGTTTAATTGAGCACTAGCCATTTACTTTTCATTTACTGAGGGGAGGGTTTGAGAGAAGGGGGAGGGTGTAGGATCCGGATTAAAATTCAACAACCAGAGAACCATCCGTCTTAAATGCAAAGTTTCGGTATTCGGAACTGTATTCAGGCATTACTTGAAAAAGTTGAAAGTATAAATGGTTCATATTCTCCTGGCTGGGTATTAATGCAGTATTACACTTAGTGATAAAATCAGACATCTTTCAAACAAGCTTTATCGAATATGAATTTGCTTAATCGACATTTAACGAACAGTGTTGGAATAGATGCCTTTAGTTATTGGTTATTCTGGGGTTCCCTAAATGGGTTGGATCCGCTTATAGAGTGCTCTGTAATCTAGTTCATAAGAAAACAGTATTAAAACAAAAATAGTAAACAAAAACACCAAATTACCAATAAAGGATAAGGTGAGTGCTTTTAGCGCTTGTGGATTTGGATCCTTGCTCAGTGAGTCTTAATAAAAGGTTCACAAGTGAGCATGTTTCCAGGACTTATTGCCTTTATTTCTGTGGTTTGGATGGTTGTATCAGGGATGGCGGGTCCAAGACTGAAAGGTTACACCTTGGTGTTTAGAGATAACTAATATATGAAACTTTTCTCCTGAGGAATGGAAGCGGGTGGCTGTTAGCGGGGTAGTAAATAAGTCCCAGGCCGGTGTGTCTACCTGAGGGTGTAATTATCTTTGAACGTTTATCTCTCTGAGTGTGCCTCTGTCAGTGTATCTGTCTGAGTATgcatatctgtctgtgtgtctgtcgagctgtatatatatatatatatatatgtctgagtaTGTGTGCTTGAGTGTGTATGACTGTCAGAGTTTGCATCTGAATATgtattctgtcttgaatatgtattATGTCTGTCTGTGTGCTTGATGTGTGTCTGTCAGAGTGTATCTGTCTGAGTCTGTGTCCGTAAGTGTATATCTGAATTTGTGTGTCTGCCTGTTTTCTGTATGTGTCgcggtgtctgtgtgtctgagtgtatctgaccgCCTGTGTGACCGGATTGAATGCAACCTCTGGTAAATATTGCAGCACGCAATAATGCCGGAACAGAAGCCGGAATAGAAGCCGAGAGAACAATGTTTGTTGTACTTTGGAACAGAAACCTTCAGAAACCTCCCACCCATACTCGGATAATGAGTATATGTATTCTTCAAATTCCCAAAGTTAACCTAAGTGTGTCTACAAAACCTGCGGCACTAACATTGTTTTTAATATTTTCTGGTGGTCTTAATATTCTACGTTCCATGTCCAATGATGTGATGAATTGAGGTTCTAACTGCTCCCTGCTCCGTCAAATCGCTTGGTCTAAACCTTTGAAGCAAAGTGTATAAGCCTCTTTTATATATTTTAATTGACAAACCCGCAGGAACAGTGCTTAATATGAATGGTGGAGGTGACGGGTTAAATGAGGATGTTGTATTTAGGTAACACTGATTTTGTTTCAAAACAAAACTAACGATGATTTGAAGGCTGGACTCTGATTTCACTACTGCAGATTTCCACGTGGGTCTTTAAATGGCTCAGGAAAGCCCGAGGCTGGGAGGTTACAATGATAGACAAGAGCCAGAGAGTTTACAGACAGTCACTCGAACACTGTTTTTCACCTTGACCCCTGACCAAGTAGGTCAAAGGGTCAGACTGAAAGTGGAGCTAAAGGTCTTTTGGTCAACCACTACACACATTAAACCACTCAGCAAGGATCTCGGCCAACCCATGACTCACACTTAACTCTGTGAATGTTAAAATAAAGAGGATCTAGATCAACATCCACCCActccctctccatccccccacAACCCCCTCACCCATCCAGCTACCTACCCCTCCATCTACCTCCTCTCCCCATCTAGTTATGGACAAGTGCGTATAGGCGTAGCTGTATCTATGcgagtgtgtctgtctctgtttatgtttgtgtgtgtttctgtgtgtgtgtatgggtgtctgtctctgtgtcagtgtgcatCTCGCTCTCTGTGTCTTTGTGTGTATGGGAGTATTTCTCTGTGCCTCTATTTGTGTattggtgtgtgtttctgtgtgtgtgcctgtctagcTCTCTGGCTGTCTCTATATGTATCTGTGTGCGACTttgtgtatgggggggggggggggagggggtgttcaTGCACGTGTGAATGGGGtcgtgtgtgggtctctctgtctgtgtgcacAGCTTTGTGTGTGTGTTGAGgtggtgtttgtatctgtgtgcatgcatgtttgtgtgtgtttatgaaTATGTGGGTCTGTGTGGGTGCATCTGTGTGGGGTGAGGGCCCTAAGCTGTGCAGTTCCtcctctaaacctctccgcctctgtctcctcctataagatgcttcttaaaacctacctctttgaccaagcttttactcACCTGTTCTAATAGCTCCTTGTGTCACgctggtgtcaaatgttgttttagaATCCCTCTGGTGAaacccttgggacgttttactacattaaaggcgctatataaatgcacgttgtaaTGTTCATGTGTACAGGTGTAGTTGTACAAAATAACACGCATGAACACGAAAGTATTAAATACAGTGAAATCAAATCGTTTGCTTTATAAGCAGGTCTCGATCGAATCAACTATTGACCCGTAAGGACAAAGCTGACCTGCTTACAGTTTATATATATCAATAGCCCTGCCCCCAATTATTTTAAATTGTTGCATTTCAATGTTTTCGGCTCGCAGCCCCATTGCCCCGCTACAATAATGCACAGGCGGACACCGTTTATACAGCATGACACATACAATAACCTTTATTTCTGTTATTTAAAACGCGGTGCTGATGGATTTGCTCTCGGCCGTGAGCATCTCCTCATCAGTATTTTAACATGTGGTCAATGTTTGGGATGTAAACACATACACAATACCCAAAAACAACGcgctaaaaaaaaaatccaaaaacaTAAGACAAAATTAACACCAAAAACAACAATAATAAAACATGCAGACAAGAAAAATATAGCCACCAACATACACAGACTCGAACCAAACACGGACTGCAAAATATCAAGGGCGGAGGCACCGAAAACGGAGGAAAAAAAGTGCAGACATcaaataaacatttttttttaagtacaaATAACCAAAAATATAAATTCTAAaagaataaatgcaaaaaaattgcAGATTATAAAAACACAGGCACCGTGACATAAAAGCAAAGTACAGGCATCCAAAAATGACATGCAGACACAACGAAATAGTTTTCGTTGCCGTTGCTGTCAGCGTTAAGTTGCTCTTGGGATGGAGATTCCGACTGATTCCTTCTCACTGCTGCACATAAGCGACCTTAAAAATTAGAAACAGAAAATGGAAGTAAGAGGGAAAGGACCGGTCGCCCTCAGATTCCCCCAACTCCCTGCCTGAAACAGTCATCAATTAACCCGTTTTAACTTGTTAGACCCTATCTCCCATATTCAGCAATGACTGGTTACATATCACTAGACATTCATTTCGACGTTATTCGGCATTTGATTTCTGTCCGATATCTTTATTTGTAAATAACTGTTACGAAAACAATCGCATGAGAATGCTTCAcataaatactttttttttaaaaaaagagaacgGTTCAGCAATTCCTAATTAAAAGTGCGCCTGTTCTGCTCTTTGTTGACTATTGGGCAATATTGTAGCTGAGCTGGGTTGTTAAGCGCTGTGACACAATATTACGTTCTAGCCTCTCTATCACAACTCAGTTTCAGGGCACTTGCTATTCTGATATGAGTgccttttaatttttattttaaaataaataattCTGCCATGTATGAATGAACGCGattttgttctttttttaaaaaaaaaagtgtccagGACATGGGGCGGTCCCCACTTTTATATACACCTCGCGGTCTGTTCGTCTCAAATGACTATGTTGTACAATTTCGAGAAATCTGATTCAGATTGGCCGTCTGTACACTCTGAAGGCGAGAGAGGGAGCACGTTAAAGAGACTGTATTGTAAATATACTTGTCACGTTATCCCATCCCTTCTGTGTCTAACAGAACCCAATAGAACAACTAATCTATTTTTAAAGTAAATTATTTTATTTACTTTACTTATTTACTAAATTATTTTAATTCAGAAATATTGTTTTCAATGTAAATTTATAAACCTTACCAGACCTTCCCATTAAACGCACCTCCGGTATCACTAAGGGGTGCCTTGTGCAGAGTGAGTTACACGGTGCGGCACATTTGCCGTCTTTCCCTTACTCTCCAAGTTGGCAGAGAAGGGGACGGAGGGCCTGGTTCACCTGAGTGCGACAGGCGGCAAAACAACAGCACACATCTGGCGAGTCGTTTTATGAAGGGAAAATAAAGGGGTCGCTATTAAGAAGCCAAGTGATATATCATAAGGGCCTATTTGTAACCTTTCTTTATTGTCTGTTAGTCAAATGTAACCCAAAACTCGCTCCCCTCCCCAAAGTTAAGAAAAAGAGCTGGGTTTCCCAGTAATGATTTCCATCTTAAGTCTGGGATTTTATGGTGCAATttggatgcagagagagagaaaaaatctacATTTCGATCtggaagaaataaaaaaaaattctgttattAATCTGGTCCCGCACTTCTTTGACGAGCTTGTAAAAGTTCTTTTTTTCCCCTTGTTTTGCTCGCAAGGCTTGTAAATAAAACCCATAATTGGTATAGGGAAGCGGAGAGGCAATTTATATTTTCACCAGTGTTAGAAATTTGTTCTCAATCGAGTCTCGAATTTAACGAGAGAGCAGTTTCTTGTTCTAAACGGGGGGCTGATATATGATCAGGATGATTGCATTTAATCGCGTTGGTGTAATGTttaaaaggggctctgacattagaGAGTTTTTGCGGTTAAGTATTTATtctgctctcctcctccccccttctcggTGGCGCATCTGCTGTACTTTGATGGTTTATTATTCAGGAATGGTTCCGCATTCAAAACAGTGCATTGGATATCAGTAAAAAAGGCGATTCAGTCTGGAatatatgacctcaggatgtctgtgCGTGTCTCTTTCCtgtacacactctgtcactctaggTAATCCATTGAGAAATTACCAGTGGGGGAGAAAAGCTGTGTGAACGCACACAAAAAAACAAAAGGGGAAGTAAAACAATTAAATCCGATGCAAGAAACAAATCTGAAACATCAAAAATCCTGCTTAAAACTTAAATGTTAGTAATAAACTCAATTGTCTAATTCCCCTTTCACGTATCTCCCCGTAGGACACACTGTCATAACATACATGAATACATTCAGAATAGGCTGGCCTTTAGTAACGCTTTCAAGTTGTCCTGTGATCAATTTCATTGCAATTACATGTGTAAAttacatatacatatgcacactttTAATATACCATATATAATATATACAAACAcaggttatatacaatatataactgATAATTTACATACAGGCGCATGCATAAATGAAAGCAACGAATTCAATTATtacaagtcttttttttaataTCGCTCCAAACGAATCCAACTTAATTCGGAGAGATTTTGATAGAAAAGCGACAGGTCAGAGGATAGTTTGTCTCCCCAGGTGCCCGCTCCTTCCATCTGCCGAATGATTTAAACCCGCATGTCCCATTTACCTCAAACTCGCCGTTTCACATTTTAACCGCAGCCAGATTCACAGTCACGCTGTTTGTAAGGGCGATGATTTAATACTTACACTGCTGATGCAGATTGCGTTTTCTAAAGTATATATAATATATTACATGATTTATTTACTTAAAATCGAGCTCCGGATTAAACGCAGGAATAAATGCATCCGGGTTTTAAACAGTTTACTCACTCTCATCCTGAATTTCATTTTGGGCGGATTAGCTATAGGAATCTCTCTCGGTAACAGAGAACAAGAGTTTCGCGAAGCTGGGAAGCTTTTGGTTAAACAGTTATTAACCGAGATTTCGTTTTCCAATGAGCTTGTTTCACATGCTCAGCTGAACGGGCTGAAAATCAGCCGCTTGTTCCTTCACTGGCTTGTGCGCGGTACAAATACTTGCACCGCGTCTTAAATGATATCTATATCTACTATAACAAACCCATGTCGCTGTAAATCTGGGAACTGCTGGAGATCGGCGCGATAACACAGACCTTTTCACGTGAATTTGATTTACTGCCTACCTCGATTTGAGTTTGTAAACTTTTGAATAAGATGTTTGCAAATGTAATCGACTGGTCTGAGAATGCATGTTTCTGAgggagtgggagaaagagagacagagcgagaaattAAAAATATATAGATGATTTATCGACCCTTTTAGTACGCTGGGTGGAAGATTTAGAAGTTTACTAATAACCCGACAGTTTGGCTATTAGCACCCCGCGGTGACGTCATTGAAACAGACAAGTGGAGCTGGGGAATTGGAACCACGTGGGtcaaaccttcccccccccccccccctcaacatccactgcctccctctccctcccccctcaacatccactgcctccctctccctcccccctcaacatccactgcctccctctccctcccccctcaacatccactgcctccctctccctcccccctcagcatccactgcctccctctccctcccccctcaacatccactcccttcctctccctcccccctcaaaATCCACCCCTCCCTGTTGCTCCCTCCTCAAAATccacccactccctctccctcccccctcaacATCCACCCActccctctccatccccccacAACCCCCTCACCCATCCAGCTACCTACCCCTCCATCTacctcctctccccatcccctcttcgCCTACCTCCTCTCCAAAGCACGCATCTCTCTCCACCCACCCACCAGTACCATTCTCCATCCACACCCTCTCCCTACTCCCTCTTCCtaacctcccctccccacccacccatcTCCCCTGTCCACCCAACTCCCCTCACGCCTACCACCCACAACCCCTCCCAATCCACAACCCCTCTCCCTATCCACAtacccacctccctctccccacccacccaactCCCTTAGCCcacccttccttctcccctctacCCAGCCACCCATCTCATCTTCCCCTCTCCCCACCTTAccacctcccctctcctctcctctctccgtgCACTCGCCTCCATCCCCCCATCCTCCCTCGCCCTCCTGCTCCAACAAGGTAAGCAGAAGAGGGAGGAAAACAACTTATATCACAGACACCAAAACACACAACCCAATACTATCAGGCATGAGCGAGCAGAGAGCAAAAGTTTGCTAACACTGGCTTAACTCCTCCCATTGCTGTCCTCAATTAATTAATCTAGCTGGACCCCTTTAAGACGCCTTTCGCTGGCCAATAGCGTGGTGTGCCATTCCAATAATTGATGTCTGTCCAATTGACGATTCGAGTTAGCGGCCGGTTTTCCTCTCCGACTTGGTCCTTGCATTTGTTTCCCTCTTTTTTCGTTCGAGAGGGGCGGTCGGtcgggagggggagagcgagagagagctgtgtgagtgtgtgttttcccCCTCCCCAAGTAGGATTGACTCGattacagaaagagagagaggaggcactTTGGTAAATCCAGGCTGGGGGTGGTTATTATTTTATCTTTCGGGATTGCAATGAAGAAGTCTGGCTTCCATGTTCGAGGCTAACTCAGATCTGCATCCTGTAAACTTCGCCAAGAATCGTCCTCGTTTTAAAGCACCTCCAACAAACAGCAGCAATAAAAACCCAAGTTCCGGCCGTTGggggagagagttacagagaaagattttataatttaaaaaaaaatacaagaaaATTGAAGCGACAAATCTCCCCTCCCCCCTAGAATGACGTCTGGGGTAAATTTGAAATCAAACCCGGCTTTGCAGCCCAGAATCGAAGAGCGTAGACGGCGAAGCCCCCTGGATCATTTCCCACCCCCGGCGAATTCCAACAAGCCCCTCACTCCCTTCAGCATCGAGGACATCCTCAACAAGCCCTCGGTGAAAAAAAATTCCCATCTCTGCTCGTCCAGCCACCCGGGCACGGCCGAGAAAGTATCCGGCCCCGGGGTTGCCAGGAATGGACTCCCCTCTCAAACCTCGCCGCTCTGCGCTTTGGAGGAACTCGCCAGCAAAACTTTTAAGGGTCTGGAATTAAGTGTGATACAAGCGGCCGAAGGTATTTCAACGCCTGCCTTATTTTTACTGTTAAATTAGAACACAAATTCTATTCGGGGGGAAAAAATAGTTGTTAAAgctatttttttaaataaaatgtaCTCTTAAGTTTGTCGCTAAAAGGGATTTAGACAAACGTGCTTGATGCCGCAGTTCCCATTTCAAATATTCCTTAGAATAttcctatgtgtgtgtgtttgtctgtttcAGAATTAGCATCAGGCAGTTATACCATAAGCACATCTCGAATTGTAAATTACCCTAAATCTTTCACTAAACTGATAGATTGTTCCTCACAACCTTATGTAGGTGTGGGTTTTTCTTCCGTTGTTTGCTTTATCACGGGAGCTCAATTAAATGCATTTTCCTGATGCATAACTAATGTCACATTTTAACCGGGTAGCTAATTTTATTTtgcatcatttttttaaaaactacatTTTGGTTCAATTACGCTTCACAAATTGAAATTACATTTAGTTCAATTAGTAATAAATATTTAGCGACACTTCTCGTTCCGAAAATCATAtcagtttttatatatatatatatatatatacaattgTGTTTTGTCTTTGCGTGGGCACTGTAATTAACATTTAACTATGGTTTAGTCTGGAAGGTGTTTAAACACCTTAAGTGTCGAACGCAAGCATATTCGGCTCCCTCTCATCATCCAGCTCTTCAAAACACTGTGATTTAATTGTATCTTAATATTTTCACATTAAGCTCGGCTccggacatatatatatatatgcacacacatatattcGTAGGACTGAATTATATTCGTACCAAAAAGAATTATTTCTCTCTTATTCAATCTCTTAAGTAAGAAATATATTTTAAGATGTCTTCGGCATCACGTTTAATGCAATCGTTTCTGTCAAATGACATTTGGAAAATAAAGTGAGACTATAAATTAGGGAGCCTGACATATTTCACAGCACATACATGGAATAGTGTGTATAATGAGGAAATAGActtaaattatatatatatattttaaagttTTATACCCCATGACTGCAGTTGATATCAAACATGTGTGCGGGAGGCACCTTTGTTTTTACAACGTCCAGGGAAAACAATATTTGATATTTTCTTTGCCACTGTGAGTTTTGAATAATAAGCGAGGGCCCTTCATACATAGTTTGAATAAATGTAAGAGAGGAAGGCTTTTTCGGCTGCTGAATATATCAAGTTACGATAGCCCCACTTGCAAAAAAAATATCTGTAGCAAATGGTGTTTAAACTCACACAGAGCAAGTTGTTTATAAAATGGGATTGGGAGAGGGCGGGAAGTGTCAACTCGGTTTCTTTTTGTGAACACATTTATAAATGTAAGCAGAGGCTAATGGAGCTTAGCGCTGTGGTAGCTGTAACAGGAAAAAGGTAACCTTTTGCTCGGTTCTGAGAGCAAGAGAGATTCattagtcacacacacacacccccgttCACAGGAAGCAAAACCTATTTTTAACCGTTAACAGTTTCATCGATCGCCTTGTGTCACGGGGAGAACCGCATTTAAACAATAGCCCGAATTTCAGAGATACCTTTCCATGCTGcggaatttaaaaaaataaagtctGCGCGCCAACTCTACACATTTACAATTTGAAAAATATACACACTTATGGTGCATGTACTCAGATGTGTAACTATTACATGTCTTCAGGTGCTGTCTAATAGTGTTTGCATAGGTATATTAATTACTATATACTTTCTCATGGGGTGTCAAGTCGATCTCATGTGTAAATGCATCTTCTCCTGTATACCTTTGCATGTGCTGTGATATACACATGTACACAACAAGTTGGCAGAATTCTGTAATTTATATACATCTATAATCTACACAAATTCATAATACGTACAGGCAGGCGTGAAAGTAGAAAACTTTATAAACATCTTTACATGCTGTGGAATGACTACACTGTATGGCTCCGGGTTAATCCATTACATACTGTACAGTCTCTACACTGTGTACACAGAGGCATATTCTATTCCGGCTTGTCCGTGGATAAATGTCGAATCTGCCTACAGACAGTTTTATAGATGTGTCCTGCTTGACTATGCAGAACTTGGAAATTCGCTGTACGACATATAACCAACTTTTCATATTTAAACTCTCATTTTAAAAGAAACattttgaaagttttttttaaaaaaagaaagcagTGCCAGCAGACGCGATGTTGCCAGCGTGCATTACAGCTTTTTGAAAAATGACTCGGAAGGGGCAAAAAACAGATCAGaggaaggggagggtgggggtgcaaACTAGCTTTAATGTAATATTGAAACCGTTATGTAATTTCCAGCACGTTGTTAGAAAATATTGACGTGTGTAAACATGTGTGTGTGCTATGTATACTTTTATATATACTTTTATATACTTTATATATACTTTTTTTACAATTACCAAAAATTGTGTTACATATctgcctcttcctccctctttattgCCAAGGCCGGGATCATGTAACGACGTTTGGCCAGCGACAAAACTCGAAAAAGAGACGAAAGTCCCGCACTGCCTTCACCAACCATCAGATTTACGAGCTGGAGAAAAGGTTCCTTTATCAGAAGTACTTGTCTCCCGCCGACAGGGATCAAATAGCCCAGCAACTGGGGCTGACAAACGCCCAGGTGATAACGTGGTTCCAGAACAGAAGAGCCAAGCTGAAACGGGACCTGGAGGAGATGAAAGCCGACGTGGAGTCCCTGAAGAAGCTGCCGCCCCAGCAGTTGGAGAAACTGGTGCACATGGAGGTGTTCCCGGAGGACGGGGCCGGCTCCAAGTGCGACCCCTCGGACCTTTCCCCCAAACTCTCCCCGGTGTCTGGACTCGGGCCCTATCCCAACTCGCCGCAGTGTTCCTCCAGAGATCAGACTACTGATGAATTCTCTGAAGACGAGGAAATAGAAGTGGACGATTGAATGAGATCaaataaatatatatttaaatataaatatatatatatatgagtgaGAAATGGGGTAACTCTAAAACAATACAGGGAACAAACTCTGCCAATGAATCGGAAGAAAACACAAGTGGAATTAACTGCATCGTTATAAACTTCTAAAAACAAATGCTTTCATGTCCTTTTTAAAACTTTTTAAAGAGCAAGTTAACGTTGGGATCTCTGCACATCCTTGAATCTATCCAAAGGAACAGATAGATATGGACACAAGGGGATACGGACTATTTCAACCTTGTCTTGTATGTAAGAACCTCAATGGGTTTTATTTGTTTTGGGGAATTGAGTGCAATTGGACACATATATTAATTGTCGGTGtctattttttttcttttccggTTTACTTTCGTTCCTTTAACTTGACCCAATCCGTCACCGAGCCCCCGACtaacaactccccgcccccacagagTAAGCTGCTATAAACTGGACTGTTTAG from Heterodontus francisci isolate sHetFra1 chromosome 1, sHetFra1.hap1, whole genome shotgun sequence harbors:
- the lbx2 gene encoding transcription factor LBX2 translates to MTSGVNLKSNPALQPRIEERRRRSPLDHFPPPANSNKPLTPFSIEDILNKPSVKKNSHLCSSSHPGTAEKVSGPGVARNGLPSQTSPLCALEELASKTFKGLELSVIQAAEGRDHVTTFGQRQNSKKRRKSRTAFTNHQIYELEKRFLYQKYLSPADRDQIAQQLGLTNAQVITWFQNRRAKLKRDLEEMKADVESLKKLPPQQLEKLVHMEVFPEDGAGSKCDPSDLSPKLSPVSGLGPYPNSPQCSSRDQTTDEFSEDEEIEVDD